One genomic region from Mangifera indica cultivar Alphonso chromosome 17, CATAS_Mindica_2.1, whole genome shotgun sequence encodes:
- the LOC123200032 gene encoding pentatricopeptide repeat-containing protein At2g34400 — translation MLLRAKPSSSCYLTLFEINDPKQLLTEKLLSLLKKCSSAKPLQQIHTQMLIHYIQKPNFILSKIIDLKDFNYASTLFYHLPKPNDYAFNIMIRGFTTTWKKYSLSLQFYYNMKALGLKPNNFTYPFLFISCANLSALSHGVLAHSCVFKFGLDGDDHVTHSLITMYARCGELGYARKVFDEIQVRDLVSWNSMITGYSKMGNAMDAVELFRRMREEGFAPDEMTLVSVLGLCGDLGDLGLGRWVEEFVVENKMVLNSFMGSALIDMYGKCGDLVSARRVFDGMVKKDVVTWNAMITAYAQNGFSNEAIMLFYGIKEAGINPDQITLIGVLSACASIGALELGKSVDTYASERGLQHNIFVATALIDMYAKCGSIENSLRVFEGMPIKNVVSWNAMILALALNGRALEALSLFNCMLKNGRDFRPNGITFVGVLSACVHAGLVDVGRWLFYLMTSSFGLKPKIEHYSCMVDLLARAGHVHEAWDFVTKMPEKPDEIVLGALLGACQKQRNFEVSQKVMQLLLEIEPSNSGNYIISSKIYRNFRMWDESAKMRMLMRQRGVSKTPGCSWIEIDDQIHEFFAGDDLQHYLTEICLLFDLLNEEMKREGYLPKKQAWRLEVLKNFYKLRTAT, via the exons ATGCTTCTTAGAGCAAAACCCTCTTCTTCCTGCTATCTAACACTTTTTGAAATTAACGATCCAAAACAGCTACTTACTGAAAAGCTCTTATCCCTTTTGAAAAAATGTTCATCAGCAAAACCACTTCAACAAATTCATACTCAAATGCTCATTCACTACATTCAAAAACCCAACTTCATCCTTTCCAAAATCATTGACCTCAAAGATTTCAACTACGCTTCAACTCTTTTCTATCACCTCCCCAAACCCAATGACTACGCTTTCAATATAATGATCCGTGGCTTCACAACCACATGGAAGAAgtactctctttctcttcaattcTATTACAATATGAAAGCTTTAGGCTTGAaaccaaataattttacatacccatttttgtttatttcgtGTGCGAATCTTTCGGCCTTGAGTCATGGAGTTTTGGCTCATTCGTGTGTGTTTAAGTTCGGACTGGATGGTGATGATCATGTTACTCATTCTTTGATAACTATGTATGCACGTTGTGGTGAATTGGGATATGCGCGGAAGGTGTTTGATGAAATTCAGGTGAGGGATTTGGTGTCGTGGAACTCAATGATTACAGGGTATTCGAAGATGGGAAATGCGATGGATGCGGTGGAGTTGTTTCGAAGGATGAGGGAGGAGGGTTTTGCACCGGATGAAATGACGTTGGTGAGCGTTCTTGGATTGTGTGGGGACTTGGGGGATTTGGGGTTAGGGAGATGGGTGGAAGAGTTTGTGGTGGAGAACAAAATGGTGTTGAACTCGTTTATGGGGTCTGCGTTGATTGATATGTATGGGAAGTGTGGAGATTTAGTGTCTGCAAGGAGGGTCTTTGATGGGATGGTGAAGAAGGATGTTGTTACATGGAATGCTATGATCACAGc ATATGCTCAGAATGGTTTCTCAAATGAAGCAATTATGCTGTTTTATGGGATTAAGGAGGCTGGAATTAATCCAGATCAAATTACATTGATAGGAGTACTGTCTGCTTGTGCCTCTATTGGGGCCCTTGAGTTGGGGAAATCTGTTGATACATATGCGTCGGAAAGGGGCCTACAACACAACATTTTTGTTGCTACTGCATTGATTGACATGTATGCTAAATGTGGGAGCATAGAGAACTCATTAAGAGTGTTTGAAGGCATGCCTATAAAAAATGTGGTATCATGGAATGCAATGATCTTAGCTCTTGCTTTGAATGGACGAGCCTTGGAGGCCTTGTCATTGTTCAATTGCATGTTGAAGAATGGTAGGGATTTCCGTCCCAATGGCATCACATTTGTAGGAGTTCTTTCTGCATGTGTTCATGCTGGATTGGTTGATGTAGGTCGCTGGTTGTTTTACTTGATGACCTCGTCATTTGGGTTAAAGCCAAAAATTGAGCATTACTCTTGCATGGTTGATCTTTTGGCACGTGCAGGACATGTTCATGAAGCTTGGGATTTTGTTACGAAGATGCCTGAAAAACCAGATGAAATTGTACTAGGGGCACTGCTTGGTGCATGTCAAAAGCAGAGAAATTTTGAGGTCAGTCAAAAGGTGATGCAACTACTTCTGGAAATTGAGCCTTCAAATTCTGGAAACTATATAATCTCATCAAAAATATATCGGAATTTTAGAATGTGGGATGAGTCAGCAAAGATGAGGATGTTGATGAGACAGAGGGGTGTCAGCAAGACTCCTGGTTGTAGCTGGATCGAGATTGATGATCAAATACATGAGTTTTTTGCTGGTGATGATTTACAGCATTATTTAACTGAGATCTGCCTATTGTTTGACTTGCTAAATGAGGAAATGAAAAGGGAAGGTTACCTTCCAAAG AAACAGGCTTGGAGACTAGAGGTACTTAAGAACTTCTACAAGCTGAGAACAGCTACCTAA